One Oryza glaberrima chromosome 11, OglaRS2, whole genome shotgun sequence genomic region harbors:
- the LOC127754933 gene encoding mini zinc finger protein 1 translates to MGPQQDRSAAKPYANGSTAAAAAAGRKENNKVVRYRECQRNHAASIGGHAVDGCREFMASGAEGTAAALLCAACGCHRSFHRREVEAAAAECDCSSDTSSGTGRR, encoded by the coding sequence ATGGGGCCTCAGCAAGACCGGTCGGCGGCCAAGCCGTACGCGAacggcagcacggcggcggcggcggcggcggggaggaaggAGAACAACAAGGTGGTGCGGTACAGGGAGTGCCAGCGCAACCACGCCGCCAGCATCGGCGGCCACGCCGTCGACGGCTGCCGCGAGTTCATGGCGTCGGGCGCcgagggcaccgccgccgcgctcctctgCGCCGCCTGCGGCTGCCACCGGAGCTTCCACAGGCGAGAggtggaggccgccgccgccgaatgcGATTGCTCCTCCGACACCTCCTCCGGCACCGGCCGCCGGTGA
- the LOC127755268 gene encoding uncharacterized protein LOC127755268 codes for MVRELRLDSFYARLRAAAAASAADASSPLLILPSAADADALCALKVLTHVLSADSIRFSIYPVASAAAAASLLASFSASHPLCLLLINWGAHRDLRAVLPPAATAFVVDSHRPIHLHNLSAANDRVVVLFTTDDEHTADLSYDFDVSSLADASDLSAQGEADDHLRVAEEDEDSDASDSDSDGEGGRRKRRRLSDDAEANGDPERLFGKLRREYYRLGTFHGKPSGCLMYELAHALRKNTNELLWLACVSLTDQFVHERITNERYQAAVMELEQHINGSGNLDPSGIGAVVTLKDGTKIRAPEASRIAYEDEPRLMLLREWSLFDSMLCSSYVATKLKTWSDNGLKKLKLLLARMGFPLADCQKRFQYMSMEVKRKMRDEFDRFLPEYGLTEFYYRSFLRVHGYRSKVSAADVVYGVTALLESLNAESKDSKGSSAAEQFWVAYSALSLSNVDQLRKGMQSAIEIQRAILRQGSSAITKTGFIRSAKKFRWVKLDDPVDTDKLCQPQALTKFCFFLMDALRERGARMKPLICACLAREPEKVLVVGVCGKPRLGAVKGNAFGNAFRSAAEEIGADYFHDMFESSWIVLDVVAVSSFMIRLTEKL; via the coding sequence ATGGTGCGCGAGCTCCGCCTCGACTCCTTCTAcgcgcgcctccgcgccgccgccgccgcgtccgccgccgacgcatCCTCGCCGCTCCTgatcctcccctccgccgccgacgccgacgccctcTGCGCGCTCAAGGTGCTCACCCACGTCCTCTCCGCCGACTCCATCCGCTTCTCCATCTaccccgtcgcctccgccgccgccgccgcctccctcctcgcctccttctccgcctccCACCCGctctgcctcctcctcatcaactGGGGCGCCCACCGCGACCTCCGCGCCGTGCtgccccccgccgccaccgcgttcGTCGTGGATTCGCACCGCCCCATCCACCTCCACAATCTCTCGGCGGCCAACGACCGCGTCGTCGTGCTCTTCACCACGGACGACGAGCATACCGCCGATCTCTCCTACGACTTCGAcgtctcctccctcgccgacgCCTCCGACCTCTCTGCTCAGGGGGAGGCCGACGACCACCTccgcgtcgccgaggaggacgaAGACTCCGATGCTTCCGACTCGGATTCCGATGGCGAgggtgggaggaggaagaggcggcggctcTCCGACGATGCGGAGGCGAATGGCGACCCGGAGAGGCTGTTCGGGAAGCtgaggagggagtactaccgGCTCGGTACCTTCCACGGGAAGCCGTCGGGGTGCCTCATGTACGAGCTCGCCCACGCGCTGCGGAAGAACACCAACGAGCTCCTATGGCTCGCCTGCGTCTCCCTCACCGACCAGTTCGTCCACGAGCGCATCACCAACGAGCGCTACCAGGCCGCCGTCATGGAGCTCGAGCAGCACATCAATGGATCTGGCAATCTCGACCCATCTGGCATCGGCGCTGTGGTGACGCTCAAGGATGGCACCAAGATCCGGGCGCCGGAGGCCTCACGCATCGCTTATGAAGACGAGCCGCGGCTGATGCTGCTCCGGGAGTGGAGTCTGTTCGACTCCATGCTCTGCTCGTCGTATGTCGCGACGAAGCTCAAGACCTGGAGCGACAATGGCCTCAAGAAGCTCAAGCTGCTTCTGGCAAGGATGGGATTCCCGCTCGCCGATTGCCAGAAGAGGTTCCAGTACATGAGCATGGAGGTCAAGCGGAAGATGCGTGATGAGTTTGATCGGTTCTTGCCTGAGTATGGGCTCACCGAGTTCTATTACCGGAGTTTCTTGAGGGTGCATGGCTACCGCTCCAAGGTTTCTGCTGCAGATGTTGTTTATGGCGTCACAGCTTTGCTTGAATCACTAAATGCCGAGTCCAAGGACTCCAAGGGGTCTTCTGCTGCTGAGCAATTCTGGGTTGCATACTCGGCGTTGTCGCTGAGCAATGTCGATCAGCTGCGGAAAGGGATGCAGTCTGCAATTGAGATACAGAGGGCAATACTGAGGCAAGGAAGCTCGGCGATTACCAAGACCGGGTTCATTCGGAGTGCAAAGAAGTTTCGGTGGGTGAAGCTTGATGATCCAGTGGATACGGATAAGCTATGCCAACCTCAGGCTCTTACCAAGTTCTGCTTTTTCCTTATGGACGCACTGAGAGAGCGAGGAGCAAGGATGAAGCCACTTATCTGCGCTTGCTTAGCAAGGGAGCCTGAGAAAGTGCTTGTTGTGGGGGTATGTGGGAAGCCAAGGCTGGGGGCTGTTAAGGGGAATGCATTTGGTAATGCATTTAGGTCAGCTGCCGAGGAGATTGGTGCAGACTATTTCCATGACATGTTTGAGTCATCATGGATTGTTCTTGACGTTGTTGCTGTCAGCTCTTTCATGATTCGGTTAACAGAGAAGCTATGA
- the LOC127755269 gene encoding transcription factor MYB60-like has product MGRPPCCDKEGIKKGPWTPEEDIILVSYIQEHGPGNWRSVPINTGLMRCSKSCRLRWTNYLRPGIKRGNFTAHEEGIIVHLQSLLGNRWAAIASYLPQRTDNDIKNYWNTHLKKKLAAAANSTSAASNRHPIFADATFPSAAGSHTVSSNSDVNQMAAIARRSPFADCPSSSYASSMDNISKLLDGFMKTNSPSPPPPPLQHYDGGYYDDVKPAVDVVGNPLLSSFDCMSGADLDCCFDVHQQQPASSFMEYGGYGGGYGDESKQQLMNQAAAPLSSIEKWLFDEAAAEQVADLMDLSDGCCSVPMMF; this is encoded by the exons ATGGGACGGCCGCCGTGCTGCGACAAGGAGGGGATCAAGAAGGGGCCATGGACGCCGGAGGAGGACATCATCCTCGTCTCCTACATCCAAGAACACGGCCCCGGCAACTGGAGATCGGTTCCCATCAACACAG ggCTGATGAGGTGCAGCAAGAGCTGCAGGCTGCGGTGGACGAACTACCTGCGGCCGGGGATAAAGCGCGGCAACTTCACGGCGCACGAGGAGGGGATCATCGTCCACCTCCAGTCGCTGCTCGGCAACCGCTGGGCCGCCATCGCCTCCTACCTCCCCCAGCGCACCGACAACGACATCAAGAACTACTGGAACACCCACCTCAAGaagaagctcgccgccgccgccaactccactTCAGCAGCCTCCAACCGCCACCCCATCTTCGCCGACGCCaccttcccctccgccgccggcagccacACGGTGAGCAGCAACTCCGATGTCAACCAGATGGCAGCCATTGCTAGGCGCTCCCCCTTCGCCGACTGCCCATCCTCCTCCTACGCCTCCAGCATGGACAACATCTCCAAGCTGCTCGACGGCTTCATGAAGACcaactcgccgtcgccgccgccgccgccgctgcagcacTATGACGGCGGCTATTACGACGACGTCAAGCCCGCCGTCGATGTCGTCGGCAACCCCTTGCTGTCGTCCTTCGACTGCATGTCCGGCGCCGACCTGGACTGCTGCTTCGACGTTCATCAGCAGCAGCCGGCGTCGTCGTTCATGGAGTACGGCGGCTatggcggcggctacggcgacGAGAGCAAGCAGCAGCTGATGaaccaggcggcggcgccgctgtcTTCGATTGAGAAGTGGCTgttcgacgaggcggcggcggagcaggttGCCGACCTCATGGACCTCTCCGATGGTTGCTGCTCCGTCCCAATGATGTTTTAA
- the LOC127753738 gene encoding uncharacterized protein LOC127753738, translating to MATDAYPVQLLHRQATAATGGGQWHNLGAAYAAVRFLRPQGRSLVLYAGPDGGAQQRIVFAYPILPGDAFERMDGETLSWAEPECGDEFALCFLDEAACAAVSGAISPVTESLAALDGLAERLAGLRVAREEGGPAGVDIAGRLAAISIGRP from the coding sequence ATGGCGACTGACGCTTACCCAGTccagctcctccaccgccaagcaaccgccgccaccggcggcggccaaTGGCACAACCTCGgcgccgcctacgccgccgTCAGATTCCTCCGCCCGCAGGGTCGATCCCTCGTCTTGTACGCCggccccgacggcggcgcccagcAGCGCATCGTGTTCGCTTACCCGATCCTCCCCGGCGACGCCTTCGAGAGGATGGACGGCGAGACGCTCTCCTGGGCGGAGCCGGAGTGCGGCGACGAGTTCGCTCTGTGCTTCCTCGACGaggccgcctgcgccgccgtctccggcgccaTCTCCCCGGTGACGGAGTCGCTGGCCGCACTGGACGGCCTCGCGGAGAGGCTCGCCGGGCTGCGCGTGGCAAGGGAGGAGGGTGGCCCCGCCGGGGTGGACATCGCCGGCCGGCTTGCTGCGATCAGCATAGGCCGACCATGA
- the LOC127753737 gene encoding uncharacterized protein LOC127753737: MAAATEQHCGGGGGDKEKDLLSAVVGDIRSYSGSDPLRPWLRGMRKMEAALPPATLRAKLPRFLQKCAQEFQDDARYRDDPRYLRVWIQLMDHVKDAKPLLKKMEKNRIGLKRSAFYMAYALYYEKHKRFEDAENMYRLGTQNLAEPVGELQKAHEQFIRRMELYKRRKSRVQQERMPNKVQSIATSKNEVEGQSRSCTEPKSNPVQRSGSGSNPHLGFPHPLGRPLYRGTSGDTKSLSRHNSDDTVVVRFVGSALVGKSETEDACHHGLVEPTINTKEAMDAISSMFLEPLEPETKLKRRSNRDKPSFNQEASAFEIFVDEDEPNKSGPSKLQDKNMKQDNPKLSQQASAFEIFVDEDDPYCNNQKMVQHRHFNKENTQVNQKASGFEIFVDENEPHGNGRNAMSHKSTVCPPKPSRDSRQQANFDFQKPFVGGFAILPDDEDEQLEKNDNGVKINSGTMQLTDDNTSLCSRQTDSKIRCDDLHPAISGLREDTVFHRFVGSAVVGEPKVENACHHGLVEPTVNLKEAMDDINNMFGIPLNFKGEKPKNKKTTALSERKAAPLSGFSILADDEPGENPAAQVKPSNASKFECQSGLFEPTITTRDVMAEINDMFGMPLDF; the protein is encoded by the exons atggcggcggccaccgagcagcactgcggcggcggcggcggcgacaaggaGAAAGACCTCCtgtcggcggtggtgggcgaCATCCGCTCCTACTCCGGCTCCGACCCCCTCCGCCCATGGCTCcg GGGCATGAGGAAGAtggaggcggcgctgccgccggcgacgctgcGGGCGAAGCTGCCCAGGTTCCTGCAGAAGTGCGCCCAGGAGTTCCAGGACGACGCCCGCTACCGCGACGATCCCCGCTACCTCCGCGTCTGGATCCAGCTG ATGGACCATGTGAAGGATGCAAAGCCATTGCTAAAGAAGATGGAAAAGAATAGAATAGGCCTTAAGAGATCCGCATTTTATATGGCTTATGCACTGTATTATGAGAAGCACAAGAGGTTTGAGGATGCTGAGAACATGTACCGCTTGGGAACCCAGAA CCTTGCAGAGCCTGTTGGGGAGCTGCAGAAAGCACATGAACAATTTATTCGGCGCATGGAACTATACAAGAGGAGGAAATCTAGAGTGCAGCAGGAACGAATGCCTAACAAGGTTCAGTCCATTGCTACATCAAAGAACGAAGTTGAAG GTCAAAGCAGAAGTTGTACAGAACCGAAGTCCAATCCAGTGCAAAGATCAGGAAGTGGCTCTAATCCTCATTTGGGTTTTCCGCATCCGTTAGGGCGTCCACTATATAGAGGCACTTCAGGAGATACAAAGAGTTTGTCTCGTCATAATAGTGATGATACTGTAGTTGTAAGGTTTGTAGGCTCTGCATTGGTTGGGAAATCAGAAACTGAAGATGCATGCCATCATGGCCTTGTTGAACCCACTATAAACACTAAAGAGGCAATGGATGCTATCAGTAGCATGTTTTTGGAGCCATTGGAACCAGAAACTAAGCTCAAGAGGCGCTCAAATCGTGATAAACCAAGTTTTAATCAGGAAGCAAGTGCATTTGAGATATTTGTCGATGAAGATGAACCTAACAAGAGTGGACCCAGCAAACTCCAAGACAAGAACATGAAGCAGGATAATCCAAAGTTAAGTCAGCAAGCAAGCGCATTTGAGATCTTTGTAGATGAAGATGATCCTTACTGCAACAACCAAAAAATGGTGCAGCACAGGCACTTTAATAAGGAGAACACACAGGTAAATCAGAAGGCAAGTGGATTTGAAATCTTTGTTGATGAAAATGAGCCACATGGCAATGGTCGTAACGCCATGAGCCATAAGAGTACTGTATGTCCTCCAAAGCCATCACGTGATTCAAGGCAGCAAGCCAATTTTGACTTCCAGAAACCATTCGTGGGAGGGTTTGCAATACTgcctgatgatgaagatgaacaGCTTGAGAAAAATGATAATGGTGTTAAGATCAATTCTGGAACCATGCAACTAACTGATGATAACACTTCACTCTGTTCGAGACAAACTGATTCAAAAATAAGATGTGATGACTTACATCCAGCAATATCTGGACTTCGAGAAGACACGGTCTTTCATAGATTTGTTGGATCAGCTGTTGTTGGAGAGCCTAAAGTGGAAAATGCTTGCCACCATGGGTTGGTCGAACCAACTGTCAATTTAAAGGAGGCTATGGATGATATAAATAACATGTTTGGGATACCACTGAACTTCAAAGGTGAGAAACCTAAAAACAAGAAAACCACAGCATTGTCAGAGAGAAAAGCGGCACCCCTCAGTGGTTTCTCCATATTAGCTGATGATGAACCAGGCGAAAATCCAGCAGCCCAAGTTAAACCAAGCAATGCTTCCAAATTTGAATGCCAGAGTGGTCTCTTTGAGCCCACTATTACTACCCGCGATGTGATGGCTGAGATCAATGACATGTTCGGAATGCCACTGGACTTCTAA